TAGATCATCATCCAAACTGAATGATGGCCCTTTACTAAGAACAAGATGGCCATAAAGCAACTTACAACCAATGTTATCTAGTCATTCCAATATTcatgatataccttttcataagaacctgcaaatatagaacataaactttatatcctaggatgtgtaactagcagttacacatcctgctagTTACAGGTTTCAGATAACTAGCAGTTAGACATCCATATGCCAACATATATGGATACCTAGAAATGTGAAAATCACAATCAAATTTTATGAGTCATGTTTACCTGAAGCTCACTCGACAACACCATCCTCATCTGCTTAACCACTTTTGTGGTATCAATATCAACTCCACCACTCCCTGCAATCCATACATACACGTAAAAAATGTATAGAGTCATTAAGAACCTTATTTTTCTGAAACTTCATTTGGTCAAacaaaaaattcacaacaattcacaaaaaacaaaaaacaacagaaaaatacaaattccatgctaaaaatacaacatgatacatATGTTCCACATACTGTAtaacaaaaaacagcatgtctacatcatcaatttgaagttgttcttctgcaacaacattgtttcttcatcctcttctcagtatcaaacaaaaactcacaagaaattcacaaaaaacaaaacaacaagaagatatatatacaaattccatgctaaatatacaacatgatatacatgtgtaaccttatgttacacatactgtataaaaaaacagcatgtctacatcatcaatttgaagttgttcttctgaaacaacattgtttcttcatcctcttctcagtatcaaataaaaaactcacaacaaattcacaaaaaacaacagaaaaatacaaatttcatgctaaaaatacaacaagatacatatgtgtaacctcaagttacacatactgtaacaaaaaacagcatgtctacatcaatttgaagttgtccttctgaaacaaaattgtttcttcatcctcctctcagtatcaacaaaatataaacaacaaattcacaaaaaattctcggatcggacatgcaagaacaacaaataatcgaaaaaaaaatgaaaaaagttttgaaatcaAGCCAAATAAAATTCgtacctagatttgttgttttccttcttctgaaacaatattatttctcttcttgttctcagtatcaaccaaatcaaaaaatataaaaacaaaataagaaagatccaaatcataaaaatcgaaatCAATGGAATTCAAGACTAGATCGAAAACACACTATGTTGATTTCTCTATTCCAAcctgttttcttcctcttctcagactcaGCAAAATCCAAGCAAAAAAAACGATAATCAGTAGAAAATCGAAATTAAAAAATAGATCAGAAAAAactagtgaatcaaacctattttatacaaacaaaaaataaaaattgatacaaacctatttgttgttcttcaatgcagcGTCTTCctctcgtcagatctgaaaacAACTGAATCAATTCAACGATTTTCTGGGAAATATGTGTTGTTCTTCCTCTCGTCTTCAATACAGCGAATCAAAAATCAACGCActtgtttgttgttcttcaatgcaacgattttgtgaagaaacaattcgAATTCGGAAGATTTAATATCATGAAGAGAAAATCTAGTGAAAGGAAGATGCAGATACAATTTTGCCGAGAGATCTTTTGccgagagagagaaagtgaaacaGGAAATGAATCTGAAAATGAAACTCATAGCCTATTTTATTAGGTATATATAGTCAAGGGTATTTTTGGTATTACTAATTTcttccaaaccctaaactttattaccaagccctgaaatctaaagttctgggcctagaaatatcaaaaagttTAATTATGAAGTTTATAGTAATGAATCCATTTGGTGGGGCTTGAAAATATAGAACCCATTTAGTTGGGtgattctagtatttttcactaatcaaaattGCATTACAGTTACAAAGTTTGTATTGACAATGAGAGCTGTAAAGAATGTACAGTTGTGAAAGTAGACACATTGAATAAACAAGGTCTACTTCTTCGGGTAATTCAAGCATTAACAGATATGAACCTCACAATATCTAAGAGCTACATTTCATCTGATGCGGAATGGTTCATGGATGGTACAATTTACGCTAGCTCTGACCCGCTATACGCATCCCCCCTCATCATCAAATGAATCGTTTAAATAGTTGTTCTTCTCTgcagtctttcatgtcaaagatgATAAAGGACACAAACTTACTGACCATAGTGTTGTCAATTACGTTCAACAGGTATGATCATATTCAGTCTGTCCTCTAGGCCTAAATTAAGAAGCGTAAACTTATTATTGTATGACAGAATATGCAAGCCATTGGTACAACTAAAGAGTTACTTCGAGACCCAAACAAGAGTGAGGTTGACACCTCGGTAGGAGCAGTTATCAGGTCAGACACATTGACAGACCATACAGCGATTGAATTGACAGGAGCTGATCGACCGGGTCTTCTATCTGAGATATCAGCAGTCCTAGCTGACTTAAGGTGCAATGTTGTAGAAGCCCATGCTTGGagccataatgagtatcttgcTTGTGTGGCTTACATCTCTGATCAATCCAACTCCAGCCGTAATGAAGACCCCAACCGGCTTGCAGTCATCAAAGATCATCTATCGACTGTCATCCATGCAACGACTCCCATTGATGACACTGAAGCTTATAATGATCAAAGAGTTGAAACTGCAGATCTGCCTGGTGGAGGAAGAGATAGAATGACAACAAATGTTGAGCACCCATTGCACCAACTAATGCTTGGTAGTCGTGACTTTGAAGGACGAGTTGGATCAGTAAGCAACAACTCTTCATCACCTTCTGTGTCGATAAATGTAGTTGGTGATGGAAAAAAGATAGTTGTGTCAATAGAgggttgtaaagaaaaggggtaTTTAGTAGTTCGCGTAGAATGTAAAGATCGACGAAGGCTTATGTTTGATACAGTTTGCACACTCACAGATATGCAGTATGTTGTTTTTCATGCTTCAATAAGTAGTCATGGAAATTCTGCAATTCAGGTATCACTTTACACCATATTTTTGAAATTATCTTCCCTGACATATTAGTACTAAAAAAGTAACATCAAACTAATGTTTACAGGAGTATTATATCCGGCACATAGATGGCCACACGTTAATATCAGAAACAGAAAAACGAAGAGTTGTGAAATGCTTAGAAGCCGCCATCGAACGTAGAGTCTGCGAGGTAATGATTCATAAAAATGCATCTAAAGAATCTTATTTACAATTTCAAATAAACTTATATTTTTTTCTTGGTTGGTGTAGGGTATCAGACTAGAGTTATGTGCTAACAATAGGGTAGGTTTGCTTTCGGACATAACACAGATTTTCCGTGAAAATGGCCTTGTCATTGTTAGAGCAGATGTGGCGACAGAGGGTGGGAAAGCCATGAATGCATTTTACGTTCGTGATGTCTCTGGAAGTGAAGTAGACATGGAAATTGTGGAGTCAATGAGGAAAGAGATAGAGCCTCTTGCACTTGAAGTAAGGAATGATTCACCTTCCTCTACTTCTCTGGATCGGCCCCGATTATCTTTAGGTGGTCTCCTGAAATCACACATTGGACGTTTATCTCAGAATTTCTCTTCGATTAAGTGAAAGAAACGTAGCATGGCGTTAACTGTTCATATCTGAAAAATTTATGTAGATAAATTTTTTTCGTTATTAGTATTATTGCTTCAAATTTTTAGTTGTAAATAGTGGAAAGTAACTTGTCTGAATGAATTACCAACCATGATGTTAATAAGCGATGTAAATACTTGATTAATTAGTCTAATAAGAGGACTGGATTGTCTTCCTTTTCTGTAGTTTGATAATGACATATATACCTTGCAAATTATCCTTTTCTGTAGTTTGATAATTACTCTTCTTTGGTACAGAATTTAGCCATATAATGGCATACCACCAACACCAGTGTGCATCAAAAAACTTTTTTTGGCCGGTCAAAATAAACTGGTGGTCAGGGTTTGACTTTAACTTCCTACAATTTCATTTCATGCACCTGGGCATTAAAGCATACTCAACATGCTACGGTTCAAAATGATTAGGGAtagggtttttgatttttatattttctgggCCAATCTAGGGTTAGTGTTGCCTTTTTCTCATCCTCAAAACTCTGTCTTTTCTTCATCCTCAGGAATAGATGAACAATTTTTTGTTCTTGTAAAAAAATTCGAATCACGAGAAAGCACATGACAATGTTTATTCTTTTGGTCTTACTGATGTCTGACTCGAAAGTTAAACATGGTCAATATTCTCATTGGTATGACTAGGAAAAGAGACTCACATATTAAAAAACTTAATCGAGAAAAATGCTTATTAGAGAAGGAAATAAGTGACCTCGAATTAAGATCGGAGAAAAACGCCTTGGAATTAAAACGTCTACAAGATACTCCTTCAACTTTTTGTAGTCTACCCGTCAGTGAATCAAAATATGTTGCCATATCTGCTGATTCTGGAAAAATTAAGGAACTTGAGGAAGAGATCGCCTATTTTAAAAATGACACTCATAAAATTTATATACATAATCCTCTTCTATAAGCATGTGCTAAAATTGTACCTGCACACTCAGAAGCTAAATAGTTCAATTTTTATGATAAAGAAAAAACCGTTCAACTTGATATCAAATAATCAATTAATAATTCTAGTACTAAAACAACTCACTCTGATCCCTAAGAACTCAGAAATGTTGCTGGTTTTATAAATCGGAAGGATAAAATCGGAAAAACACTTTcgcaaaaaaaatgtaaatttagATTGGAAAACAACTGATTCAATGTTCTTAAGAATACATTAAATTTTGTTTTCAAGAGTATGACTGATATTCAAAATTATAAACCCCTTGGTTTTGGAGTAATGTATGCTAATAATTATcgcatagtgaagatccctatgTTCATCAGTCCTACTCACTCCAATAAAAAACGAGTTGTTAAGTACACAAACCATCTCTAAATGAGCAATATGAAAAATATGTCTTTAAAGACTTGGGTTCCCAAAAGATCATTTATTCCTACAATAACTTGTTGGGAAAATTCATCCAAAGAAGCAGTTTAGTTGCAAACATAAACAAGTCAATTATAGGTTATAAAGATCGCCGTCAACACTATTAATCTCAAAGAAAAATAGTCAAACTCCGATAATAATTGTGATTGTATCTCATACAGGAATGACAGTAATATTTAGGACAATTTTCCTTGTGATCATTCAAAGGAAAATCCTTAAAGGGAAGAGTTGTGGAAAATTTAAAAACTGGTTTATGACTCATGGTGACTCTGAAGATGCTCACCCCAATGAAACTGAAGTGCTTGGAAATTACATCCTCATCAGTTAAATATCATATTAACGTGAGGATTGCATAATAAAATAGGTGTTCTATTTTTTTAATAGTTATGTTATTCTCGTTTTTTGATTATTGGTTAAATCTTGTTATCCATCACCCTCTGTGTATTTTATATGTTATGAAGTATTTGATGGAACCCTTATAGTGTCTCAATAGTTGTCGATTTTCTTGTAATTGTTGCCATTAAATCTTAAGAAGAGAATAATTTTCATCTCAACCTTTTCAGTGATTTGCTCCAGAAGAGATATATCCTCTATCAATAAGTTACAGTAGATTGTTGTTCGGATACAAAATCGCATTGTTATTATCATCTCTTCACCCTTAAAAGGAACATAAATCAAAGACTAAGTCAAGGTGCTACCACATGGATAAAATTTTGTTCAAATCGCAACTTGATTGTAATGAACAAAGCAATGTTCATTGCAATCaatgttcaccccaacacaacttgattgtgttggaaggcACCCTCACCAAAAAATTCCCAAGTACGAAacatggtgagggaagcacaagaattaaGGGAGCACATATCATGTTCGGTAAAATGTTGAATTGCGGTGAAGCCATAAGATTCATGATTAGATTCTTCTAAAATGTATGTCTATAATGTTGATCAAGTATTGTCATTCTAATATTATATGCGTGATATCGTGATCTAATATTATTACCAATATAACCTTCTTTCTATTTTTGCGCTCTTATGTTTCACTAAGTGATTTGATGGGATTCCTGGTATCATCATGATTGATTGTTTAAGCATATACTTGAGGTTAAACACCCATTTGTTTCGAGAAGATAATAATTTTTATCTCTGCCTTGTTGAGCCAATGCTCCAACGACATGATTCCATGTTCAATAGGTCAAGCAACCTTTTGATTGAATGGTTTCATGACGATAAAATCCTAAGGTGGTTGTCATCATCGTCTTCTATATGGCTTTAATTGATAAAGTGCGAATTTGTAATCTGACTCAGGTGCTACCACATTGGTAATAGTGAGTCTACTAAAATGTAATGACTCCATGTGGATATCGACATTGCTTTTGTTATTTGTAGATTTCTCCCTGTCTATCTGACTCCTAAGCAAGAGACGAGAACGGGATCCATGAGAATTTGCACATGAAAGCTACGTAAGATATGCACTTAGTTAAATCTATCTAATTATTTTGTTGAGATTAAAATTTAGATTACGATTCTGGGTAGAATTCTCAAGACATGGTCATCATGCGAAATTTTCACTTATATATTCATTTCAAAAATAGTCCATGTGATTGAAGTAATAATAAATTAAGGTAATGGTAAAGTCTGATTCATATATGTGAAGATTTCCAAATCTTTTGAATATGAATAATAAATATCATTCAtgtttacctaacttgatttgtgtttaagtttTTAAATATAGgttggaagaaacaaacaaaggCGATGGATTTGTTTATGGtgaattgcaaagaagaaatttcgagttcaagcttgtcttgtatAAATTCTCGAGATATGGTTCAAGCAATCAaaagttcatatatatatatatatttaataatCTTAGTCAAgagcaatttattgttcataattgtAGTAAAATGAAGAAGGGGAGAAGGACAAACTTACTTGAAACAATCTCCTTAATGAAAGAATACCACAATAGAAATGATTTTGTAAAATTCGGATACATACTAGATCTTAGATATTGATTTTGTGAGATCATCCAAGAGTTTTCTTACACAATCAGGTACCCAGATCTTTGATCTATACTACTAATTTTTCAGGAAAGATAAACTGTATATACAATCATATATAAGGATTTTTCCTGAAGATTTGCTTGTCAATAGTATTAGGTTTTGTGTTATAGGTTcaaatgaaatttttttggaGTGTACtcggtaccctcaccttttcagatGAATATTTGCTAAGACAATTAAGCATTTGAATGAACTTTCACATTAAATACTACGGGGTATACATTGATCCTCTTGGTACAATCGTACACACTCATTTCATGGGTTCATGTGAAAAATTAAGGTTTTATATctttaattaatagaaatgaagattcatttgtttttgtaataaTCTTAGTCTTTTAGAGGGTCCGGACAAAATAACAAGGTCGTACCAAAAAGACctatttcttttgtattattattaGTTATATATATAGTAATTATATATCTACTACAAAAATAAATTTACTCATTACAAATATCATGAAAAACTCGATAAGATTTCTTAATTATCTTGATTTGTTTATGCATTAAAACTAACTTAATTGTGAAAATTGTATATTAAAAAAACAATTAATATTGAATTCGATTATTTTCTTTGAAATGttaagaaaaaagagaagatgtgtTCTATGTTCGAGATGTCTCGGGAAGTTATAGACATGGAAATTGATGAGTAAATGAGGAATGGTATAGAGCCTATTGCACTTGAAGTaagtcatttttttttgtttttttgaataaaGTATATTTTATGATTAtcttcaaatttgttttcatggaTGGTTAAGTTCTGATGCTAACTATGAATTTTTAACCGAGACCGCAGTCGTCGTGAACCTTATGATAGATTTAAGTATTTAAGATTTACTGCTACTGAAATTGTTGATGAGGTATATAGATTTTCGGCGTTCAGTGGAATTCAATATTTGTAGAGATAGATttttgatcttgatgttttacAAAATATTTTCTTGCAATTTGATTTCTGATCTGTTTTACAAAATATTTTCTTGCAATCTTAAATTGACGAGggcgaagatgaaattgttgacaAATGAGGTATGTAGATTTTCTGGATTCAATGCGATTCAATATTTGTAAGAATATATTTCTTATCTCGttgttttacaaaatatatttttcttgCATTATGATATTGAAGATTCTGACAAGGACGAAGATAAAATTGTTGATAATGAATATTTTGGAAAGATTAAACAAGGTATCTGGTTTGGTGATTTGTTTCTCAATCTGCTCAGATATCATAAAAATTGTAGTGCTTATCAATTATGTGTGTCTGTTCACTTGACCTCATAAAAAAAATAGTGTTTATCAAATATGTATGTCTATTTACTTTACCTACATCCAATAAGAACCTTAAACTTAATTACTATGGTATGACAGAATACGCAGGCCATTGGTACAACAAGTAATTATTTTGCGACCCCAACAAGAGTGAAGTTGAGACGTCGGTAGGAGCAGTTATCAGGCCTGATACATTGACAGACCACACAACGATTAAGTTGACAAGAGCTGATCGATCGGGTTTTCTATCTATGATATCAGCAGTATTAGATAACTTGAGGTGCAATGTTGTATAAGCTCGTGCTTGGAGCCATAATAAGTACCTTGCTTTCTAGAAAAGATATGTTCGGTGGAGGAAGACATAGAATGACAATAAATATTGAGCATCGATTGCACCAACTAATGCTTGCTAGTCGTGACTTTGAAAGACGATTTGGATCTTCATCATGCATGTTCTATGTTTGACAAATTTATTTGGGGATGAAAAAAGATAGTTGTGTCAATAGATAGTTGTAAAGAAAAACGGTATTTAGTTGATCGTGTAGAATATAAAGATCGACATAGGCTTAtgttttagtgtttttttttcatGCTCCAATAAGTAGTCATGGTAATTATGCAATTCAGCTCTTTACAtcatattttttgtaattatCTTCCTTAGCATATTagtattaaaaaaaataacaacaaactACTGTTTGCAGGAGTATTATAACTGACACATAGATTGCCACATATTAATCtcataaacaggaaaacaatgaGTTGAGAAATGCTTAGAAGTCGTCGTAGAACGCAGAGTTTGTGAGGTAATGCGTTTTGGTTCAGAAAAATATACTTACACAATCTTATTTACAATTACAAATAAACTTACATTTTTATTTTGATCTTGGTTTGTGTAAGGTGTCAAACTAGAGTTATGCGCTAACAACGGGGTAATTTTTCTTTCGGACATAACATGACTTTTCCCTGAAAACGGCGTTGTCATTGTTAGAGCAGACATAGCGACAGAGGGTGGGAAAGGCATGAATTCATTCTACTTTCGTGATGTCTCTGGAAGTGAAGTAGACATGAAAATTTTGGATGAAAGAGATAGGGCCTCTTGTAATTGAAGTAAGCAATGATTCACCTTCCCATGCCTCTCTGGATCGATCCCGATTATCTTACGGTGGTCTCCTGAAATCGCATATTGGACGTTTGTCTCAGAACTTCTATTCGATTAAATGAAAAGAACGTATTATGGCACCAATTGTTCAATCCGTTAAATTCATGTAGATAAATTTGTTTTGTTATAAGTATTATTATGGTTTCAAATTTTGGGTTGTAAATAGTGGAATGTAACTTGTCTGAATGAATTACCAACCATGACGTTAATAAGCGATCTAAATACTTAATTAATTAATCTAGTTAATAAGACGATGAACTCTATCGTCTTCCTTTTCTGTAGTTTGATAATGGCATATATATCTCAAAAATTATCCTTTTTTGTAGTTTGATAATTATTCTTCGTTGGTATGAAATTGATCCATATAATGGTGTATCACCAGCACCAATGTGCATCAAATAAATTTTCTCGGTCGGTCATTATTAACTGCCTTCTTACATGTTAAAGCATGCTCAACATGCTATGGGCCAAAATGATTACAGctagggtttttgatttttatattttctctatCAATCTAGGGTTAGTGTTATTTTTTTATCTCTAGTTTTCATCCTCAAAACTCTGATTTTTCTTCATTGTTAGGAATAGATGAACAATCTTTTGTTCCTGTAAAAAAAGTCGAATAATGAGAAAACACAtcactcttttctttcctttgatcttactgatgagtctgactcGGAAGATAAATATATTCAATACTCTTTTTGGTATAACTAACGAAAGATACTCACATATTAAAATATGAATCGAGAAGAATGGTTTTCAGAGAAGAAAATTAGTTACCTTGAATTAAGATTGGAGAAAAATGCTTTGGAACTAATACGCCTACAAGATACTCCTCCAATCCTTTGTATTCTACTTGTCAGCGAATCAAAAAGTTTTTCCTCATTAGTtactgcaaaaaaaaattatacaagaTTTCTTGATTTGTTTATGCATTCAAACTGACTTAATTGTGAAAATTAAATATTAAAAACATATTCAATACTAAATGTGATTGTTTTCTTTGAAAATAAAATGTGAAGAAAAGGGAGAAGATGTGTTGTACGTTCGAGATGTCTCTTATCTTGTAAGGACATAAGAGTACGTGTGAGGACAAAGGCAATGCTTTAGTTTTTCTTGTGTAGTGAAAAATGCAGTTAGGTTATAATTTTTGATTACCCTTGAGTGTGAAGTCTTGCGAACTGTCTCTTATATTGTAAAATAGTTAGACGTAGCATGTGTGTTAATTACTTGGCTTCTTTACTTCATTTTCATCTAGTTTTTGATTAATTGAGATCTTAGACAGACCGtgtagaagaaaatgaagaacccTTTTGGGAAGAACATTGGGTCCCATGCTAATACGGACCCGCTAGATATTATCCTTTTTTATGTGAGACGGTTTTTGAGCCATAACTTTTCCTTTCCCTTGTTGTTCTTTCTTTCAGCCATTCTGTCTTTTCTTCTTATCTGAACTCGTAAATTTTTTTCTATGGATTTTCGTTTCTGATTGAAGAGGTGTTTATTGTTTTCATCTTGCTCCTTTAATTTTGTACAGGATCTAAGATCTTAGTGCTTTAAAGTTCTTCGTACTTATATCTTATCGAAAATGCTATATGCCGCCACACCCCACCCCACATATTTGTCCCCCAAATGGACACTGGTGATGTGGCTCCTAAAAACTAGGATAATTTCTTTTGTCAATTTTTATTAATACAACCAATAATTAATAAGCAGaaagtataaaaaaaaaaatgaaaaaaatatttgattttccaaaattaactctCCCGTTATTTCAATTTTCAACATGTTCCCTAAAATCTTCTCTGGCTGAAGTTAGGTTCTTTAAGAATGTGCTCTAGAAGTTTCATCATATAAGATATACTATCATATATGATGAGTTTCGATTTATTAGCGATATATAATTGATCCattatattttcattttattttaagagatttttttttaagcaCAAGAACGTTGGGCGCGCGCTTATGCGCGTGCTAAATCATTGATTCTtattcaacaacaaaaacaacatttcataaaaagaataaaaattttaaat
This genomic stretch from Papaver somniferum cultivar HN1 chromosome 5, ASM357369v1, whole genome shotgun sequence harbors:
- the LOC113282772 gene encoding ACT domain-containing protein ACR2-like isoform X1, which codes for MMVCWPYFDPEFENLTEKIYGPSYKVCIDNESCKECTVVKVDTLNKQGLLLRVIQALTDMNLTISKSYISSDAEWFMDVFHVKDDKGHKLTDHSVVNYVQQNMQAIGTTKELLRDPNKSEVDTSVGAVIRSDTLTDHTAIELTGADRPGLLSEISAVLADLRCNVVEAHAWSHNEYLACVAYISDQSNSSRNEDPNRLAVIKDHLSTVIHATTPIDDTEAYNDQRVETADLPGGGRDRMTTNVEHPLHQLMLGSRDFEGRVGSVSNNSSSPSVSINVVGDGKKIVVSIEGCKEKGYLVVRVECKDRRRLMFDTVCTLTDMQYVVFHASISSHGNSAIQEYYIRHIDGHTLISETEKRRVVKCLEAAIERRVCEGIRLELCANNRVGLLSDITQIFRENGLVIVRADVATEGGKAMNAFYVRDVSGSEVDMEIVESMRKEIEPLALEVRNDSPSSTSLDRPRLSLGGLLKSHIGRLSQNFSSIK
- the LOC113282772 gene encoding ACT domain-containing protein ACR2-like isoform X2, with amino-acid sequence MNLTISKSYISSDAEWFMDVFHVKDDKGHKLTDHSVVNYVQQNMQAIGTTKELLRDPNKSEVDTSVGAVIRSDTLTDHTAIELTGADRPGLLSEISAVLADLRCNVVEAHAWSHNEYLACVAYISDQSNSSRNEDPNRLAVIKDHLSTVIHATTPIDDTEAYNDQRVETADLPGGGRDRMTTNVEHPLHQLMLGSRDFEGRVGSVSNNSSSPSVSINVVGDGKKIVVSIEGCKEKGYLVVRVECKDRRRLMFDTVCTLTDMQYVVFHASISSHGNSAIQEYYIRHIDGHTLISETEKRRVVKCLEAAIERRVCEGIRLELCANNRVGLLSDITQIFRENGLVIVRADVATEGGKAMNAFYVRDVSGSEVDMEIVESMRKEIEPLALEVRNDSPSSTSLDRPRLSLGGLLKSHIGRLSQNFSSIK
- the LOC113282772 gene encoding ACT domain-containing protein ACR2-like isoform X3, with the protein product MVQVFHVKDDKGHKLTDHSVVNYVQQNMQAIGTTKELLRDPNKSEVDTSVGAVIRSDTLTDHTAIELTGADRPGLLSEISAVLADLRCNVVEAHAWSHNEYLACVAYISDQSNSSRNEDPNRLAVIKDHLSTVIHATTPIDDTEAYNDQRVETADLPGGGRDRMTTNVEHPLHQLMLGSRDFEGRVGSVSNNSSSPSVSINVVGDGKKIVVSIEGCKEKGYLVVRVECKDRRRLMFDTVCTLTDMQYVVFHASISSHGNSAIQEYYIRHIDGHTLISETEKRRVVKCLEAAIERRVCEGIRLELCANNRVGLLSDITQIFRENGLVIVRADVATEGGKAMNAFYVRDVSGSEVDMEIVESMRKEIEPLALEVRNDSPSSTSLDRPRLSLGGLLKSHIGRLSQNFSSIK